In Sphingobacterium sp. PCS056, the following proteins share a genomic window:
- a CDS encoding alpha/beta hydrolase yields MNKSIKYWLISLIFVLICSGIQAATVDTLSIESKSMSKGIKTVIVLPDKYDKAAQYPVLYLLHGYSGRYDNWVNNAPEIKKLVDIYNYIVVCPDGGFDSWYWDIAGDKNYQYDTFVSQELVHYIDTHYATKKDRSARAITGLSMGGHGAMTLAINHQATYGAAGSTSGGLDIRPFPMNWNIRNRIGTYSSQPMEWEAKSVINLIHLLEPNRLELIIDCGKEDFFYKVNLAIHDKLDYHNIAHTFMTRAGAHNWDYWSKSIVYQMAFFNEFFTKKVEFKKNK; encoded by the coding sequence ATGAACAAAAGTATCAAGTATTGGCTGATCAGCCTTATTTTCGTCCTTATCTGCAGTGGTATCCAAGCTGCAACAGTCGATACGTTAAGTATCGAAAGTAAAAGTATGTCAAAAGGAATCAAAACAGTTATTGTGCTTCCTGATAAGTATGATAAAGCAGCACAATATCCAGTATTATATCTGCTACATGGTTATAGTGGCCGATATGATAACTGGGTCAATAATGCTCCAGAAATCAAGAAACTTGTCGACATCTATAATTATATTGTCGTATGTCCTGATGGAGGCTTTGACAGTTGGTATTGGGATATAGCAGGTGATAAAAACTACCAGTACGATACATTTGTGAGTCAAGAATTGGTCCATTATATAGATACACACTATGCAACAAAGAAAGATCGCTCGGCACGTGCGATAACCGGTTTAAGTATGGGAGGACATGGAGCGATGACCTTAGCTATCAACCATCAAGCGACATATGGTGCTGCAGGAAGTACCTCTGGAGGTTTAGATATTCGCCCTTTTCCTATGAATTGGAATATTAGAAATAGGATTGGCACATACTCCAGTCAACCGATGGAATGGGAAGCAAAATCAGTTATTAATTTGATCCATTTACTTGAACCAAATCGCTTAGAATTAATCATAGATTGCGGTAAAGAAGATTTCTTTTATAAAGTGAATCTGGCCATACACGATAAATTGGATTATCACAATATTGCTCATACATTTATGACACGTGCAGGAGCACATAACTGGGATTACTGGTCAAAATCAATCGTTTATCAAATGGCATTTTTCAATGAATTTTTTACTAAAAAAGTAGAGTTCAAAAAAAATAAATAA